CAGGCCATTGCCGCCGCCGCTCCATGCCTGGTCGGCGAAGACGCCCGTGAGCAGCGCGCCGACCGTCCCGCCGACGCCGTGCGCGGCCACGACGTCGAGCGAGTCGTCGAGCCAGGTGCGCGCGCGGTAGAGGATCGCGAAGTAGCTCGGGAGGGCGGCGACGCCGCCGAGCATCAGCGACGAGGCGGGACTGATGAAGCCCGCGGCCGGCGTGATCGCCACAAGACCCACGACGATTGCCGTGGCGGCGCCCACCGCCGTCACGCGACGCGTGCGGACGACGTCGAGCAGCGTCCAGACGACGAGCGTCGCCATGGGCGCCAGCAGCGTGTTGGCGAACGCGAGACCGGCAATGGCATTGGCCGCCAGCGCGCTGCCGGCGTTGAAGCCGAACCAGCCGAACCAGAGCAGGCCGGCACCGAGGAGCACGAACGGCACGTTGTGAGGCAACATCGCCTGGCGGCCATGGTCGAAGCGGGGCCCGACGACAATCGAGGCGACGAGCGCCGCGGCCGCGGCATTGACGTGCACGACGGTGCCGCCGGCGAAGTCGAGCGCGCCCATCGTCGCCAGCCAGCCCCCGCCCCAGACCCAGTGTGCGACCGGCGCGTAGACGACGAGCACCCACAGCGTGATGAACGTCATGTAGGCGCCGAAGCGCATGCGTTCGACGATGGCGCCGGAGATCAGGGCCGCCGTGATGACGGCAAATGTCCCCTGGAACGCCAGGAACAGCACGTGTGGAATGGTGCCGTGCGGATCGAGCGTGACGCCCCGGAGCAGGCCGTACTGCAGGCCACCGACCAGCGCGGTGCCGGGCGCGAACGTCAGCGAATAGCCCAGGAGGGCCCAGGCGACACCGGCCACGCCCAACGAGATGAAGCTCATCATCATCGTGTTGAGCGCATTCTTTGACCGGACGAGCCCGCCGTAGAAGAAGGCCAGCGCTGGCGTCATCAGGAGCACGAGCGCCGTGGAGATCAGTATCCACGCCACATCTGCATTGTTCATCGATCCTCCGCACGAGCGGCGACGGGCCGGGCGGGACCTCGATGTCCCGCGCGTGTCGCAGCCGTTGGAGCCGGAACAGCAAGATCGGTGCTCGGCGGTCGTCGCGACGGCGGAAGAACGCCGCAAGACGTTGTGGACCACCGTGTTATCGCGGATGGCGGTCCGCGGCGCCAGACGCAAAGTACGACATTTGTGTCGTGTGTTACTCGTCCTCAGACATAAATGTCTACCTCGCCTTGAAGCGTTCGACGTCGATGCCGAGCTTCCTGACCTTGTAGGCGAGGATGCGTTCGGTGGTGTCGAGCAGGCGGGCCGAACGCGCGAGGTTACCGTTGGATGTCTTGAGTGCGTCCTGGATGAGGTCCATCTCGAACGCCGCTGTTGTCGCAGCCAGCGACATCCGCGGCAGCGTGCCCGAGACTTCGGCGGTCTGCAGGGTGGGTGGCAGGTCGTGCCCATGGATCACGCCGCCCGCGGCCACCAGGACGGCGCGCTCGATGCAGTTCTCGAGTTCGCGCACGTTGCCGGGCCAGTGATAGCTCATGAGCATGTCGATGGCTGTCGTGGCGAGACGGCGGACGTCGCGGCCGTGGACGCCTGCGTACTTCTCGACGAAATGGTCGGCGAGCAGCAGGATGTCGGCCTTGCGATCACGCAGGGGCGGCAGGAACAGCGAGAACACGTTGAGGCGGTAGTACAGGTCCTCGCGGAACGTGCGATCGCGGACGGCGTCTTCGAGACGCTTGTTGGTCGCGGCGATGATCCTGACGTTGACGCGGAGCGTCTGCGTACCTCCGAGTCGTTCGAACTCCCGCTCCTGGAGCACGCGCAGCAGCTTGACCTGCGTACCGAGCGAGAACTCGCCGACTTCGTCGAGAAACAGCGTGCCGCCCTGGGCCATCTCGAAGCGCCCCTTACGTGCGGTCCGCGCGTCGGTGAAGGCGCCGGCCTCGTGTCCGAACAGTTCGGACTCGACCAGGCCCTCCGGCAACGCGCCGCAGTTGACCTTGACGAACGGCTTGCTGGCGCGCGTCGAGTGATAGTGGATCGCGTGGGCGATCAATTCTTTGCCGCAACCCGACTCGCCGCGAATCAGCACCGTCGTCTGGCCGCGCGCCACCTGCATGACCTGGGCGAACAGCGCCTGCATAGGCCGGCTGTTGCCGACGATGTTCCGGAAATCGTAGCGTTCGCGCAGTTCCTCGCGCAGCAGCGCGTTCTCGGCCACCAGTTGTTGCCGCTCGGCCTGCTGTAGCGCGTGCACGCGAATCGCGTACGCGAGCAGTGACGCGACCACGCCGAGGAACTGGAGCAGGCGCTCCATGTCGGCATCCGGGCGGTGGGGGCGTGCGAGGCCGACGGCACCGAGGCACGTCCCGGCCGCGCAGATCGGCACGCAGACGAAACTCGTCTCGTCGTCTGCGTGCCGATGGACGCCGGTGCGATTGAGGAACAGCGGCTCCTGGCTCGCCTTGGGCACCACGACCGGACGGCTCGTCTCGACGACGCGGCCGATGATGCCTTCGCCGGTGCGATACCTGATGCGTCGAGCCGTCTGCCACGTGATGCCGGTCGAGGCCGCGACCGACAGGTCGGACCCTTCACCGTCCCGGAGGACAATGAGGCCGCTACGCGCCGACACGGCGTCGGCTACGTGCTCCAGCGCACGAGCCAGGGCCGTCTTCAGGTCCGGCGTGCCGCCGAGAACCGGACCGAGAGCCAGGAGCACCGAAAGGTGATCGTGCTCGACCCGGCCGGCCGCCTGTCTGGACATGGGGCCATCAGCGTACGCTGAAACCGTGCCTGGTGTCGTTCCCGGACGTCGGTCGGTGGGCGGCTCGCCGGACAACGGTCTCGCTGGCCGGTCTCTCCGCAACTCGCCGCGCCGGGGCGATCAGGGCGTGGCGATGGCGTAGGTGAAGCCAGCCAGGATGGTGTTCTGCTGTGGGCGGAACTGGCTCGCGTGGTACTCGAAGACGTCTTCCGTGGACCAGTCGCGCCGGTACTCGACGCGCAGCGACAGGCCCGTGACGAGCCTGTGCTCGCTCGTGAGTGTGAGTGCGCGGATCGTCTGCGCCGTGCCAGTCATGAGCGCGTCGCGATCCTCGAAGATGTCGAACCGCGGCGCGATCGACCACGACGGCCGGAGCGTCACGCGGGCGTATGCCGCCACCCCCTGCCACGCGGCCGTCCTGCCGGCGACCGTGTCGCGTCCGATGTCCACGTTGGCCATCAGCGACAGCTTCGGATTGACGGTCCATGTCGCGACGGTGTCGTGGAGCGTACGCCATCCGGCGACGCCGTCGCGACCTTCGGGGCCGCCCATCCATGTCTGGCTGAGCGTGAAGGACGGGCTGACGCGCCACGACACCTGCGCGGCGCCGGTCTTGCCCCGATTGTTGTCCTGCGCGTTGTTCCAGCCGTTGAGCAGGAAGCCCGTGACGGTGACGGTCTCGGAGACGGGCAGCGCGGCGCGCACCCCGACGTGGTAGTAAGGGCCGGCCCAGGCAAACAGGAGCGACCGCGAGTAGTTCCAGTTGTACGCGGCTTCAGTGGGCTCGGCCCCGATGGGCGTATTGAACTTGCCAGCGTCGATCTGCAGGCCACGACCGACAGGCGCCAGCACGCTGATGTAGCCCTGCTGGAGGTATTTCAGACTGCCCCCGTCGGGATCGCTCGAGGCGACCCATGTAGCGGTCGGGCCGAAGCCGATGTCGGTCCGGAACCCGAGGCGCCGCGTCTCGGTAGGGACCTGCTCGAAGGCCAATTCGTAGTAGCTGAACGCGAACTGGTTGTCCTTGTCATCGAAGTTGCGCAGGACGTTGCGGGCCGACGCGGGCTGATTGCCGTTGTACTCGTAGTAGAGGTCCGCGGTGGTGGACACCTTGGTCGAGCCGAACAGCCGGAGCCAGCGCGACCTCGAGGGAGGCGGAGGCGGGATGTCGTCCTGTGGCTGTCGCGGCGCCGGCTCTACGGCAATGACGGGCGGCGGCACCACCACCGCGGCCGCCGTCATGACAGGCGCCGAGGAACTGTCGGGAGGCGAGTCCTGAGCCGCAGCGATCGCCGGTGCGGCGAGCAGCGCCGACAGGAGGATGGCGCCGGCGGTCGGCGTGCCGGTCAGGCACATGGCAACGTGTGCGGTTGGTCTCATGTGCCGCACTGACTATCAACAGTTGTGCCGCACGCCTCGATCCGAGCCGGCGTATGCGGACTAACTGTATGTGGCCGTTGCGGTTGTCAACGTCGACCACGCGCAGCCCCGTCTGGCGACATTCCTACAATCATGTAGCAAGTGAGACGGAATGCTACAAATGTGGCGCGCAAGTCAGCCGTCGTGTTTCAACAGGATCCCCGTACCGACAAGCCGTCGGACGGAGGCGGCGTCCCGCCGACATTCCACGAGGATCGCTACTGGACGTTGACTTCGATGATGGCTTCGCCGCGCTGACCGACGGCGTTGACCACTTCCAGCGTGACGCGCCGCCGGCCCGGCGACCCGTAGACCTTCGACGTCTGCGGACCCGTGGTGACCCGCCTGTCGTTGTCGCCCAGGTTCCAGTTGTAGCTCACCACGTTGATGCCTGCTCCCGTTCCCGAGAGCGTGGCCGTGAACACCACGGTCGTCGTGGACGTGGGGTTGGTGGGCGACGCCGTGAGCGTGACGTTGATGACGCGCTCCTCGACGGTCACGGCCGTGGCGGCCGTGGTGACTTCGCCGCCCGTGTCGGTCACCGTGACGACGACCGAGTACGAGCCCTTGCGTGCATACGCCTTCTGGATGGAACGCGATCCGCTCACGGGACCGAGCGATCGGCGGTCGCCATCACCGAAGTCGATGGTGGCCTCGCGGATCGGATCGCCGTTGGTCTGCGTCTGCACGCTGACGGTGAACGTGGCTGTCTCGCCTTCGCCCATGGGCGTGCTCGGCGCGGTGATGGTGATGATCGGCCTGTTGGTCACACGCACCGTGGTGTTGCCGGACACGCCGCCGATGGTGGCCGTGACGACGGCCTCGCGCGTGGTGGTGAGCTGCGTGCGTGCCTCGCCGTTGTCGTCGGTGACGACCGTCGTGTTGAACAAGACCCCGGCCGTCGTCGAGAACGTCACCGGCACGCCTGGCAGGCGCCTGTTGTTGTCGCCCGTCGCGACGGCGAGGATCTCGACGGTGCCGCCATTGGCGCCGACGGCGCTCGGGGAAGCGCTCACGGCCACGGCGGAGGCGGCAGCCGCGCCGACGCGAATTTCCAGGGCCTCGGCCTGGGCACCTCCCGAGAAGGCGCGGACCTGAGCCAGACCCGACGCGGAACCCGCGTTGAGGCGCACCGTGGCCCTGCCGCTGCTCGTGCGGGCTTCGGCCGGATCCAGCGTGCCCAGCGTGGTGGTGAACACGACCTGCGTGCCGTTCTGGACCGGCACGCCGCCGGGTTCGGTGACGTTGGCCGTGATCTCGATCTGGCCGTTCAGCGCGACGACGCTGCTGTTGGCAAAGAGCGTGACCGCCGAATCGGTGGGGGCGGTCAGTGGGGCCTTGTCGCAACCCACCAACGAGAGGCTCAGCACCAGCCCCATCGTGCCCGCTGTCGCAAGGCTGGCGAAGGCCCGCCGTGGCAGGGACATGTGGCGACGAGGTGCTAGCATGACGGTCAAGAATAGCA
The nucleotide sequence above comes from Acidobacteriota bacterium. Encoded proteins:
- a CDS encoding ammonium transporter, yielding MNNADVAWILISTALVLLMTPALAFFYGGLVRSKNALNTMMMSFISLGVAGVAWALLGYSLTFAPGTALVGGLQYGLLRGVTLDPHGTIPHVLFLAFQGTFAVITAALISGAIVERMRFGAYMTFITLWVLVVYAPVAHWVWGGGWLATMGALDFAGGTVVHVNAAAAALVASIVVGPRFDHGRQAMLPHNVPFVLLGAGLLWFGWFGFNAGSALAANAIAGLAFANTLLAPMATLVVWTLLDVVRTRRVTAVGAATAIVVGLVAITPAAGFISPASSLMLGGVAALPSYFAILYRARTWLDDSLDVVAAHGVGGTVGALLTGVFADQAWSGGGNGLIGGNAAQIGIQAVGVAAALLYSALMTFVLLKIIGLVLPLRAGSRDEALGLDVCDHGEEAYAEGDGAILIGPDVLRSTFSAATVSSTEGSRA
- a CDS encoding sigma 54-interacting transcriptional regulator, which codes for MSRQAAGRVEHDHLSVLLALGPVLGGTPDLKTALARALEHVADAVSARSGLIVLRDGEGSDLSVAASTGITWQTARRIRYRTGEGIIGRVVETSRPVVVPKASQEPLFLNRTGVHRHADDETSFVCVPICAAGTCLGAVGLARPHRPDADMERLLQFLGVVASLLAYAIRVHALQQAERQQLVAENALLREELRERYDFRNIVGNSRPMQALFAQVMQVARGQTTVLIRGESGCGKELIAHAIHYHSTRASKPFVKVNCGALPEGLVESELFGHEAGAFTDARTARKGRFEMAQGGTLFLDEVGEFSLGTQVKLLRVLQEREFERLGGTQTLRVNVRIIAATNKRLEDAVRDRTFREDLYYRLNVFSLFLPPLRDRKADILLLADHFVEKYAGVHGRDVRRLATTAIDMLMSYHWPGNVRELENCIERAVLVAAGGVIHGHDLPPTLQTAEVSGTLPRMSLAATTAAFEMDLIQDALKTSNGNLARSARLLDTTERILAYKVRKLGIDVERFKAR
- a CDS encoding porin yields the protein MRPTAHVAMCLTGTPTAGAILLSALLAAPAIAAAQDSPPDSSSAPVMTAAAVVVPPPVIAVEPAPRQPQDDIPPPPPSRSRWLRLFGSTKVSTTADLYYEYNGNQPASARNVLRNFDDKDNQFAFSYYELAFEQVPTETRRLGFRTDIGFGPTATWVASSDPDGGSLKYLQQGYISVLAPVGRGLQIDAGKFNTPIGAEPTEAAYNWNYSRSLLFAWAGPYYHVGVRAALPVSETVTVTGFLLNGWNNAQDNNRGKTGAAQVSWRVSPSFTLSQTWMGGPEGRDGVAGWRTLHDTVATWTVNPKLSLMANVDIGRDTVAGRTAAWQGVAAYARVTLRPSWSIAPRFDIFEDRDALMTGTAQTIRALTLTSEHRLVTGLSLRVEYRRDWSTEDVFEYHASQFRPQQNTILAGFTYAIATP
- a CDS encoding PKD domain-containing protein produces the protein MSLPRRAFASLATAGTMGLVLSLSLVGCDKAPLTAPTDSAVTLFANSSVVALNGQIEITANVTEPGGVPVQNGTQVVFTTTLGTLDPAEARTSSGRATVRLNAGSASGLAQVRAFSGGAQAEALEIRVGAAAASAVAVSASPSAVGANGGTVEILAVATGDNNRRLPGVPVTFSTTAGVLFNTTVVTDDNGEARTQLTTTREAVVTATIGGVSGNTTVRVTNRPIITITAPSTPMGEGETATFTVSVQTQTNGDPIREATIDFGDGDRRSLGPVSGSRSIQKAYARKGSYSVVVTVTDTGGEVTTAATAVTVEERVINVTLTASPTNPTSTTTVVFTATLSGTGAGINVVSYNWNLGDNDRRVTTGPQTSKVYGSPGRRRVTLEVVNAVGQRGEAIIEVNVQ